The following proteins are co-located in the Siansivirga zeaxanthinifaciens CC-SAMT-1 genome:
- the pnuC gene encoding nicotinamide riboside transporter PnuC, whose amino-acid sequence MTQILNWIFSQYQDIPTHLVVLEFIGVFFGFLSVWYSKKEHILVYPTGIISTAIFVYILMVYGLLGDMFINAYYFAMSIYGWYYWTRKDANNNEVPVTTTNKKEHLWSVLIFVLATILVIIIYSANNKFNTWTAYVDTLTTAIFFVGMWLMAKKKLENWTYWIVGDIISVPLYLYKGLVFTSFQYLLFTIIAIYGYKAWKKSLNNNKAAV is encoded by the coding sequence ATGACCCAAATTTTAAATTGGATTTTTTCACAATATCAAGACATACCAACACATTTAGTGGTATTAGAATTTATAGGTGTTTTTTTTGGCTTTTTAAGTGTTTGGTATTCTAAAAAAGAACATATTTTAGTTTATCCAACAGGTATTATTAGTACTGCTATCTTTGTTTATATTTTAATGGTTTATGGCCTTTTAGGCGATATGTTTATTAATGCTTATTATTTTGCCATGAGTATTTATGGCTGGTATTATTGGACAAGAAAAGATGCCAACAATAATGAGGTTCCAGTAACTACAACCAATAAAAAAGAGCATTTATGGAGTGTGTTAATTTTTGTTTTGGCTACCATATTGGTTATAATTATTTATTCTGCTAATAATAAATTTAATACCTGGACGGCCTATGTAGATACCCTTACAACAGCTATATTTTTTGTAGGGATGTGGCTCATGGCGAAAAAAAAACTAGAAAACTGGACCTATTGGATTGTTGGCGATATCATATCGGTGCCATTATATTTGTACAAAGGCTTGGTGTTTACGTCTTTTCAATATTTATTATTTACAATAATCGCAATTTATGGTTATAAAGCATGGAAAAAGAGCTTGAACAACAACAAAGCAGCTGTGTAA
- a CDS encoding AAA family ATPase, translating into MEKELEQQQSSCVKIVLFGPESTGKTTLSKQLSKHYNTVWVAEYAREYLQAKWNVKQKTCELEDIMPIAIGQMKLENNLAKKANAVLICDTDLLETKVYSEMFYNGICNSTLKKKALENTYDLYFLTYIDIPWISDDIRDRPNERETMFSAFENELIAAKRPYILLKGSKEERFKIAVEAIDKLLENKK; encoded by the coding sequence ATGGAAAAAGAGCTTGAACAACAACAAAGCAGCTGTGTAAAAATTGTATTATTTGGACCAGAATCTACAGGAAAAACAACCTTATCTAAACAATTATCGAAGCATTATAATACGGTTTGGGTTGCCGAGTACGCCAGAGAATATCTTCAAGCAAAGTGGAATGTAAAACAAAAGACCTGCGAATTGGAAGATATTATGCCTATAGCAATAGGGCAAATGAAGTTAGAAAATAACTTGGCAAAAAAAGCCAATGCTGTTTTAATTTGCGATACCGATTTATTAGAAACCAAAGTATATTCTGAAATGTTTTATAACGGTATTTGTAATTCAACACTTAAAAAAAAGGCGTTAGAAAATACCTATGATTTGTATTTTTTAACTTATATTGACATCCCTTGGATTTCAGATGATATTAGAGATCGTCCCAATGAGCGCGAAACCATGTTTAGCGCTTTTGAAAATGAATTAATAGCGGCCAAAAGGCCATACATATTATTAAAAGGGAGTAAAGAAGAACGTTTTAAAATTGCTGTTGAAGCAATTGATAAATTATTAGAAAATAAAAAGTGA
- a CDS encoding DUF4301 family protein: MLTKTIVFTDKDLNQIKNHGLTLEKVNAQIELIKSGMTYSKLKSAATTGNGILKFDKDQQQNYIDFFEAHRNQLEIVKFVPASGAATRMFKFLFQFLKEYNVNADFDTYLDKNMEMAVFVKGLKAFPFYEKLESKLIEQIPDYKKLPLNEQCLHLVKTMLNATALNYSFYPKGLLPFHKYDTEVSTAFQEHLLEATLYASSNNKAHLHFTVSEAHQSLFVEELNKIKATLESQTNTTFNVSFSFQSKSTDAITITSNDALYRNDDGSLLFRPSGHGALIENLNALNYDLIFIKNIDNIVVFEQNKQVSKYKKMLAGILLKIQNQAFKYLHRLDDEDILEDEIHNIELFVINRMNVHRKKGFKKLPLQEKVAYLKDKLNRPIRVCGMVKNEGEPGGGPFWIKEEDGKISLEIIEFPQINIDKKSQRKIVAEATHFNPTDLVCGVRDYKGNKFDLTKYVDHKAAFITMKSQNGTDIKALELPGLWNGSMAYWNSIFVEIPLETFNPVKTVNDLLKPAHQA, translated from the coding sequence ATGCTTACAAAAACAATCGTATTTACGGATAAGGATCTGAATCAGATAAAAAATCATGGATTAACACTTGAAAAAGTGAATGCTCAGATCGAGTTGATTAAATCGGGAATGACCTATTCCAAATTAAAATCTGCTGCTACCACAGGAAATGGTATCTTGAAGTTTGATAAAGATCAACAACAAAATTATATTGATTTTTTTGAAGCGCATCGCAATCAGCTAGAAATAGTAAAGTTTGTACCAGCATCTGGTGCTGCAACCCGCATGTTTAAATTTTTATTTCAGTTTTTAAAAGAATACAATGTTAATGCAGATTTTGATACCTATTTAGATAAAAATATGGAAATGGCTGTATTTGTAAAAGGATTAAAAGCGTTTCCTTTTTATGAGAAATTAGAATCTAAATTAATCGAGCAAATCCCAGATTATAAAAAATTACCATTAAACGAGCAATGTCTTCATTTAGTAAAAACCATGTTAAATGCGACTGCATTAAATTATAGTTTTTATCCTAAAGGTTTGTTGCCGTTTCATAAATACGACACAGAGGTTTCAACAGCATTTCAAGAGCATTTGTTAGAAGCTACCTTGTATGCTTCATCAAATAATAAAGCTCATTTACATTTTACCGTTTCAGAGGCCCATCAATCTTTATTTGTTGAAGAATTAAATAAAATTAAAGCGACATTAGAAAGCCAAACAAACACAACTTTTAATGTGTCTTTTTCATTTCAAAGTAAATCTACCGATGCCATTACCATTACATCAAATGATGCGCTTTATAGAAATGACGACGGTAGTTTGTTATTTAGGCCCTCTGGTCATGGAGCATTAATTGAAAATTTAAATGCTTTAAATTATGACCTTATTTTTATTAAAAATATAGACAATATTGTTGTTTTTGAGCAAAACAAGCAAGTTTCTAAATACAAAAAAATGCTAGCAGGAATTTTGTTAAAAATACAAAATCAGGCTTTTAAATACCTTCACAGACTTGATGATGAGGATATCTTAGAGGATGAGATTCATAATATTGAATTATTTGTAATTAACCGAATGAACGTTCATCGAAAGAAAGGATTTAAAAAACTACCATTACAAGAGAAAGTAGCCTATTTAAAAGATAAATTAAACCGGCCTATTCGTGTTTGTGGAATGGTTAAAAATGAAGGAGAACCGGGCGGTGGACCATTTTGGATTAAGGAAGAGGACGGAAAAATTTCATTGGAGATTATTGAGTTTCCTCAAATTAATATCGATAAAAAATCTCAGAGAAAAATTGTAGCCGAAGCGACTCATTTCAATCCTACAGATTTAGTGTGTGGCGTGAGAGATTATAAAGGAAATAAATTCGATTTAACTAAATACGTCGATCACAAAGCCGCTTTTATTACCATGAAATCTCAAAATGGAACCGATATAAAAGCATTAGAATTGCCAGGTTTATGGAATGGAAGTATGGCTTACTGGAATTCTATTTTTGTTGAAATTCCTTTAGAAACTTTTAATCCGGTTAAAACGGTAAACGATTTGTTAAAACCTGCACATCAGGCCTAA
- a CDS encoding phosphoglycerol geranylgeranyltransferase: MKQVYQNILDAVLNKKKLLAVLIDPDKFSIENVSSFLLKVNASIATHIFVGGSIVNDDATDILVSEIKKHTSLPIVLFPGDVTQITNQADALLFLSLLSGRNSEYLIGKHVASVSKLRNSNLEVISTGYILIENGKETAVQRVTGTLPMSRNNIQGIVDTAKAGELLGMKMIYLEAGSGATHPVTPEIIYFVKQEVQIPLIVGGGIKSKQQLLDAYKSGADMVVIGTAFEENLLFFEALKN, encoded by the coding sequence ATGAAACAGGTTTATCAAAATATACTGGATGCTGTTTTAAACAAGAAAAAGTTATTGGCAGTACTTATCGATCCCGATAAGTTTTCAATTGAAAATGTGTCTTCTTTTTTATTAAAAGTTAATGCTTCCATAGCCACTCATATTTTTGTAGGCGGTAGTATTGTAAACGATGATGCTACCGATATTTTAGTGTCTGAAATAAAAAAACACACCTCTTTGCCTATTGTTTTATTTCCAGGTGATGTTACTCAAATAACAAACCAGGCTGATGCTTTATTGTTTTTAAGCTTGTTGTCTGGAAGGAATTCTGAGTATTTAATTGGTAAACATGTAGCATCGGTTTCTAAACTTAGAAATTCGAATTTAGAGGTTATTTCCACAGGGTATATTTTAATTGAAAACGGAAAGGAAACGGCTGTACAACGGGTAACAGGAACGCTTCCGATGTCTAGAAATAACATTCAGGGTATTGTTGATACTGCTAAAGCGGGTGAATTATTAGGCATGAAAATGATTTATTTAGAAGCTGGCAGTGGAGCCACCCACCCTGTAACACCTGAAATAATTTATTTTGTGAAACAAGAAGTGCAAATTCCATTAATAGTTGGTGGTGGTATTAAAAGCAAACAACAACTGCTAGATGCTTATAAATCGGGCGCCGATATGGTGGTTATTGGAACTGCTTTTGAGGAAAATTTGTTGTTTTTTGAAGCATTAAAAAATTAA